The Bombus pyrosoma isolate SC7728 linkage group LG3, ASM1482585v1, whole genome shotgun sequence genome has a segment encoding these proteins:
- the LOC122577989 gene encoding protein crumbs isoform X1: protein MRARYVVAVLTSLLVVTDEAPQDSRHKNYDERPREAYFNGSAFLKLSSFVSVHRHSGLSFRTCEGGRLFMQKYNEDSISLEVTPDGLLFAAIIDQQRYKARLNARLLNNVWHNVNIFFRLGNLTLNAAGHTQVIANATYNAAILTLPDYDMNGSLIVGEAFRGCILQGPGILFNDSINNGAIFGPCPAENKGCGTSGLNGGVGSSAITTMDFCHHEPCMMHGKCVSRQDRYECHCYARYSGNNCQIDNGPPCMSSPCRNGGTCNEDSKGDFSCTCKPGFTGIYCESQLGVRLCEQSPCRNEGVCIALTESEYKCECLPGWTGKNCETNFNECSPNPCRHGGVCIDGINNYTCICDRTGYEGGNCEIDIDECLANPCLNNGVCYDNYGGYICHCPNGFEGQNCELNLNECLSNPCMHDADCVDDVGSYHCNCPSGYAGRHCELKSLCENAACPPNSICVEDAHGPQCVCNPGFMGNPPNCTINYCASNPCSNGGACTSNKDGFNCTCPPEWKGTTCLSPASDWCSACYNGGSCLETRFGVMCQCPRFWTGPQCKDPITCRDLPCKQASACHDYPGGYYCTCEPGWTGPECSIDVDECSSDPCRNGGICIDQQNSYYCQCLPGYTGKNCQINVDECLSQPCQNGGTCIDRINGYICNCTKDFMDENCEREYNACASNPCQNNGNCTLIPRSRREFVCECPRGFEGKICDVNVDDCVDVLCPDGKVCVDGIAGYECKCREGYRDPNCTLIVDHCATKPCNSGTCIDRGEQGFECKCRDGFKGKFCEEDVNECEVEGSSLCNNGICVNTNGSYNCFCRPGFSGDHCDIDIDECLCGPCKNNATCIDGINTFECQCPAGYSGKTCDVDVNECESNPCLNGATCVDEIASYMCICSPGFRGLNCEINIDDCEPLPCLNHGQCIDGINNYTCDCADTGFEGVHCEKNIDDCRSGPCVNGAHCIDDVKNYKCQCYAGYTGKNCEVDINECESSPCQYNGTCLERSNMELYKSDALTLPSIFNQEFSYANASGYECLCVQGVTGKNCEVNINECDSNPCQAGTCVDRIGGYTCECDEGYEGDHCQHDIDECKRYSPCEHGVCTDGRADYTCTCEPEYGGKNCSVELIGCQGNACQNGGTCWPYLVDETIHKFNCTCPNGYHGEICDYVTTMSLNGSSYVLVNTTRDEGYDIQFRFRTTLPNGLLAIGKGSTFYILELVNGKLNLHSSLLNKWEGVFIGSELNDSTWQKVFVAINATHLVLSANEEQTIYPISLNEGSNSNHTSFPMTYVGGTTNYLRRLTHGPSFFVGCTEDVVINGEWVYSGTSSKTVYMEDVEPGCPREAQCSPNRCKNGGHCTDRWRDFSCKCERPYLGHTCQYNMTAATFGYENITNGYVTVKVSDMARRAVRSIVDISMFIRTRQDRGDIFYLGTEPNPQTDLKPQEKTYIAAQLEGGELLVRIQFNGSEAYTVGGVKLNDGNNHLIQVIRNVTLVQVKINGTEYFRKTISASGQLNVTVLYLGGMPQASRYIRQVDNRQIEVPQVPQVNFKGIIQDVQISNGIETMVVEFFPLKANDIPTPIQFGNVTFDNDKILKGVISDNVCVSSPCDHNGTCHVTWNDFWCQCPRGYTGKTCQEMEFCQLQDCPSGSKCQNLDDGYECIANATFNGATTSFTYVYNQVEEKNVTDSTIDTIQITYRSNTGGTLMHIAPRIGDQHFTVSVYKDKVTVSWRLNLQNQGILTFGKAEPDGNWTSIVLRLSNNSMECGYANSNDEYASHVSPNFSFPLWYDLLITGTVTLGGLGSVLSNKHSYITIGPGKQILENKSGINENSIDFTERTLTTASPPYNVMSGEAFKGCLGEVRIGSMLLHYFTYEEVYQNANFTPLEYLALQENNSTYHDSIGCQLCFDSDCKNDGYCFDKANSYICECPAGYAKDDCSLNIDECIDNKCKNGATCIDGIANYTCVCNSGWQGWLCDSDINECVTLSPCQHDGVCINLPGYFRCECPDQFTGERCENFRLITCENQPCKNGGSCADIVNPQTSDNFTCTCTTGYEGSICDTPYCIGRKCQNGGRCDYLHQTPRCTCLPGYSGLYCEINIDDCAPDAEGNIPCKNDGKCYDGVDSFVCDCNDTGYIGQDCSFDIDECALSTTDCGQGRCENLPGTYQCICNPGYCGYNCGMMDPCRADYCQNGGTCKCGDDGGYKCQCTPDYTGQNCTETENFLGSQALDIAVIVGPIVGCLFIIAVGSLVALFMMARKKRATRGTYSPSAQEFSNPRVEMDNVMKPPPEERLI, encoded by the exons TACTTACGAGCTTATTAGTAGTCACCGACGAAGCGCCGCAAGATTCCAGACACAAAAACTACGATGAACGTCCCAGGGAAGCCTATTTCAATGGGTCGGCGTTCCTCAAATTGAGCTCGTTCGTGTCCGTGCATAGGCATAGCGGTTTGAGTTTTCGAACATGCGAAGGAGGTCGACTTTTCATGCAGAAATACAACGAGGATTCGATTAGTCTGGAAGTGACCCCGGATGGACTTCTGTTTGCGGCTATCATCGATCAACAACGATACAAAGCGAGACTAAACGCCAGATTACTGAATAATGTTTGGCACAACGTCAATATCTTCTTTAGACTCGGAAATCTCACTTTAAACGCAGCAGGACACACACAG GTAATCGCTAATGCAACGTACAATGCTGCGATCCTTACGCTGCCCGATTACGATATGAATGGCTCCCTTATCGTGGGAGAAGCGTTCAGAGGATGTATCCTCCAAGGTCCTGGTATTCTGTTTAACGATTCCATCAATAACGGAGCTATCTTTGGCCCCTGTCCTGCGGAAAACAAAGGAT GTGGTACGAGCGGACTTAACGGTGGTGTAGGATCAAGTGCAATCACCACCATGGATTTCTGCCATCACGAGCCATGCATGATGCATGGTAAATGCGTGTCACGGCAGGATCGTTACGAGTGTCACTGTTACGCCCGATATTCCGGCAACAACTGTCAAATTGACAACG GTCCGCCATGCATGAGCAGTCCTTGCCGCAACGGTGGCACATGCAACGAAGACTCGAAAGGAGACTTTAGCTGTACCTGCAAGCCAGGATTTACCGGAATTTACTGCGAATCGCAGCTCGGTGTACGACTTTGCGAACAAAGTCCATGCAGAAACGAAGGTGTTTGCATAGCGCTCACCGAAAGCGAATATAAGTGCGAGTGCCTGCCTGGTTGGACGGGGAAAAATTGCGAAACCAATTTTAACGAATGCTCGCCGAATCCTTGCAGACACGGTGGAGTTTGCATCGATGGTATCAACAATTATACCTGCATATGCGATAGAACAGG ATACGAAGGTGGTAATTGCGAAATTGACATCGACGAATGCTTGGCGAATCCCTGCTTGAATAACGGCGTGTGCTATGATAATTACGGTGGCTACATCTGTCACTGTCCGAACGGTTTCGAGGGTCAAAATTGTGAATTGAACTTAAACGAGTGCTTGTCGAATCCTTGCATGCACGACGCCGATTGCGTGGACGACGTTGGTTCCTATCATTGTAATTGTCCGTCCGGATACGCCGGTCGACACTGCGAGCTTAAGAGTTTGTGCGAGAACGCGGCATGCCCGCCGAATAGCATCTGTGTAGAAGACGCACATGGGCCGCAATGCGTCTGTAATCCTGGATTCATGGGCAATCCTCCGAATTGCACCATCAATTATTGTGCCAGTAATCCATGTAGTAATGGCGGAGCATGCACAAGTAACAAAGACGGATTCAACTGTACTTGTCCGCCGGAATGGAAAG GAACGACGTGTCTATCACCCGCCTCTGATTGGTGTTCCGCTTGCTACAACGGAGGCAGTTGCCTCGAGACGCGTTTCGGTGTTATGTGTCAGTGCCCAAGATTTTGGACAGGACCTCAATGCAAGGATCCGATCACTTGTCGCGATCTACCTTGCAAACAAGCTTCCGCTTGTCACGATTAT CCCGGCGGTTATTATTGCACCTGCGAGCCAGGATGGACAGGCCCCGAGTGTTCCATCGACGTCGACGAGTGCTCCAGTGATCCCTGTCGTAACGGCGGCATCTGCATCGATCAACAGAATAGCTACTACTGTCAATGTCTTCCAGGATACACTG GTAAAAATTGTCAGATCAATGTGGACGAGTGCCTATCACAACCCTGTCAAAACGGCGGCACTTGTATCGATCGAATCAATGGATACATATGCAACTGTACGAAAGACTTTATGGATGAAAATTGCGAACGCGAGTACAATGCGTGCGCGTCAAATCCTTGCCAGAATAATGGGAATTGCACGCTGATACCAAGGTCTCGACGAGAATTCGTTTGCGAGTGCCCTCGCGGCTTTGAAGGCAAGATTTGTGACGTGAATGTGGACGACTGCGTCGATGTGCTATGCCCTGATGGGAAAGTTTGCGTTGATGGTATCGCTGGTTACGAGTGTAAATGTCGCGAGGGTTACAGAGATCCCAATTGTACCCTTATCGTTGACCACTGCGCGACGAAACCTTGTAACAGCGGCACGTGTATCGATCGCGGAGAACAGGGTTTTGAATGCAAATGCAGAGATGGTTTCAAAG GAAAATTCTGCGAGGAGGATGTGAACGAATGCGAGGTAGAAGGTAGCTCATTATGTAACAACGGTATTTGCGTGAATACAAACGGCAGCTATAATTGCTTCTGCAGACCGGGATTTTCCGGAGATCACTGCGACATCGACATTGACGAATGCTTATGCGGTCCGTGTAAAAATAACGCTACGTGTATCGATGGTATTAACACGTTCGAGTGTCAGTGTCCAGCTGGTTATTCCGGGAAAACATGCGACGTGGATGTGAACGAATGCGAAAGCAATCCTTGTTTAAACGGCGCAACCTGCGTCGATGAGATCGCTAGTTACATGTGTATTTGTTCACCTGGTTTCCGTGGATTAAACTGTGAGATAAATATCGACGATTGTGAACCATTGCCCTGTTTAAATCATGGCCAATGTATAGACGGTATAAACAATTACACCTGCGACTGTGCCGACACCGGTTTCGAGGGTGTACATTgtgagaaaaatatcgacgaCTGCCGGTCAGGACCCTGTGTGAACGGTGCTCATTGCATAGACGATGTGAAGAATTACAAATGCCAGTGTTACGCCGGCTATACTGGCAAAAATTGCGAAGTCGATATAAACGAATGCGAGAGTTCACCTTGTCAGTATAATGGTACTTGCTTGGAGAGATCTAACATGGAATTGTACAAAAGTGACGCGTTGACGTTACCTTCGATATTCAACCAAGAGTTCAGCTATGCGAATGCGAGCGG atacGAATGTCTTTGCGTACAAGGTGTTACGGGGAAAAACTGCGAAGTAAATATTAACGAGTGCGATAGTAATCCATGCCAAGCTGGAACCTGTGTAGACCGTATTGGTGGTTACACTTGCGAATGTGACGAGGGATATGAAGGCGATCATTGTCAACACGATATCGACGAGTGCAAAAGATATTCACCCTGCGAGCACGGCGTGTGTACCGATGGAAGAGCTGATTATACCTGCACTTGTGAGCCAGAATACGGTGGTAAAAATTGTTCGGTAGAGCTGATCGGTTGTCAAGGAAATGCTTGTCAAAACGGTGGAACTTGTTGGCCATACCTCGTCGATGAAACGATACATAAATTCAACTGTACCTGCCCCAATGGATATCACGGTGAAATTTGCGATTAC GTAACGACAATGTCTTTGAACGGCAGCTCATACGTTTTAGTGAATACCACTCGAGACGAAGGATACGACATACAATTTCGCTTTCGAACGACTTTACCAAACGGATTACTGGCCATTGGAAAGGGCTCGACGTTTTATATCCTCGAACTCGTTAATGGCAAGCTAAATTTGCACTCGAGCCTTCTGAACAAATGGGAGGGCGTATTTATCGGCAGTGAATTGAACGATTCCACTTGGCAAAAAGTGTTCGTAGCGATCAACGCTACGCATCTAGTACTCTCGGCTAACGAGGAACAAACGATCTATCCCATTAGTCTAAACGAAGGTTCCAATTCAAATCATACATCCTTCCCGATGACTTATGTCGGCGGTACAACCAATTATTTGCGGCGGTTAACCCATGGCCCGTCTTTCTTCGTGGGCTGCACCGAGGATGTAGTCATTAACGGAGAGTGG GTGTACTCTGGTACCTCATCAAAAACCGTATACATGGAGGACGTTGAGCCAGGATGTCCGCGGGAAGCCCAATGTTCACCAAATCGTTGTAAAAACGGTGGCCACTGCACGGACAGGTGGCGTGACTTTTCCTGTAAATGTGAGAGACCGTATCTTGGTCATACCTGTCAGTACAACATGACAGCAGCGACGTTCGGATATGAGAATATCACAAACGGATACGTAACCGTAAAAGTGTCCGATATGGCTAGACGAGCAGTTAGATCGATCGTTGATATTTCCATGTTCATTCGCACTAGACAAGATAGGggtgatatattttatctaggAACAGAACCGAATCCGCAAACGGATCTTAAACCTCAGGAGAAAACTTATATAGCAGCTCAATTAGAAGGAGGCGAATTACTCGTTAGGATCCAGTTTAACGGTTCAGAGGCATACACCGTTGGCGGCGTAAAATTAAACGATGGAAACAATCATCTAATACAAGTAATTAGAAACGTGACATTGGTGCAAGTGAAGATTAACGGTACCGAATATTTCCGGAAAACTATCAGCGCGTCCGGTCAATTGAACGTAACTGTACTATATTTGGGTGGCATGCCACAAGCATCCAGATACATACGGCAAGTTGACAATCGCCAGATAGAAGTACCGCAAGTACCGCAAGTTAACTTCAAGGGAATTATTCAAGATGTTCAAATATCGAATGGCATCGAGACTATGGTCGTCGAATTCTTTCCTCTAAAG gcAAACGATATTCCCACCCCAATACAATTTGGTAACGTGACTTTCGATAATGACAAAATTCTTAAGGGTGTAATATCCGACAATGTATGCGTGAGTAGTCCATGCGATCACAATGGAACTTGCCACGTTACGTGGAACGACTTTTGGTGCCAATGTCCACGAGGATATACCGGCAAAACTTGCCAGGAGATGGAATTCTGTCAACTGCAGGATTGTCCTTCTGGATCGAAATGTCAAAATCTGGACGATGGTTACGAGTGCATCGCTAATGCTACTTTTAACGGTGCCACCACTTCTTTCACCTACGTTTATAATCAGGTTGAAGAGAAAAATGTGACCGACTCGACGATCGATACCATTCAGATTACGTATCGATCGAATACCGGTGGCACGTTAATGCATATTGCGCCTCGTATAGGCGATCAGCATTTTACCGTCTCCGTTTACAAGGACAAGGTCACGGTATCTTGGCGCTTGAACTTGCAGAATCAAGGAATACTAACATTTGGTAAAGCCGAACCTGATGGTAATTGGACGTCTATCGTATTGAGGTTGAGCAATAATTCCATGGAATGCGGATATGCAAATTCTAACGACGAGTATGCATCGCACGTTAGCCCGAACTTTAGTTTTCCTTTGTggtatgatttattaattaccgGAACCGTCACTCTTGGTGGACTCGGCTCtgttttatcgaataaacatAGTTACATAACGATTGGCCCTGGAAAACAGATcctagaaaataaaagcggtattaatgaaaattcgataGATTTTACTGAACGTACATTGACCACCGCTTCTCCGCCTTACAATGTAATGTCAG GAGAAGCTTTTAAAGGATGCTTGGGTGAAGTAAGAATTGGCAGTATGCTTCTACATTACTTCACGTACGAAGAAGTATATCAAAACGCCAATTTTACACCCTTAGAGTACTTAGCATTACAAGAAAACAATTCAACGTATCACGACAGTATTGGCTGTCAACTTTGCTTCGACTCCGATTGCAAAAATGACGGCTACTGTTTTGATAAAGCAAACAGTTACATTTGCGAATGCCCCGCTGGATACGCAAAAGACGATTGCTCCCTTAACATCGACGAATGTATTGATAATAAATGCAAGAATGGAGCAACATGCATCGATGGAATCGCCAATTATACGTGTGTGTGTAATAGCGGCTGGCAGGGATGGTT ATGCGACAGTGACATAAACGAGTGCGTAACCCTTAGCCCTTGCCAGCACGATGGTGTATGTATAAATCTTCCTGGGTATTTCCGTTGCGAATGTCCAGATCAATTTACTGGCGAGAGATGTGAAAACTTTCGCCTAATTACTTGCGAAAATCAACCTTGCAAAAACGGTGGTAGTTGCGCGGATATTGTAAATCCACAAACTAGCGACAACTTCACTTGTACTTGTACGACCGGTTACGAAGGTTCAATCTGTGATACTCCTTATTGCATTGGACGAAAGTGCCAAAACGGCGGTAGATGCGATTACTTGCATCAG ACACCTCGATGTACTTGTCTACCCGGCTATTCTGGACTGTATTGCGAAATTAATATAGATGACTGCGCACCAGATGCAGAAGGAAATATACCATGcaaaaacgatggaaaatgcTACGACGGTGTAGATAGTTTCGTGTGTGATTGTAACGACACCGGGTATATAGGACAGGATTGTTCGTTTGATATAGATGAATGTGCACTGTCAACGACCGATTGTGGTCAAGGACGATGCGAAAATTTACCGGGAACATACCAGTGTATTTGCAATCCAGGTTATTGCGGATACAATTGCGGAATGATGGATCCTTGTAGAGCG GATTATTGTCAAAATGGAGGTACGTGCAAATGTGGAGATGACGGCGGTTACAAGTGTCAATGCACACCGGACTATACCGGACAAAACTGTACAGAG ACGGAAAACTTTTTGGGTAGTCAAGCGCTCGATATAGCGGTAATCGTTGGTCCTATCGTCGGATGCCTGTTCATTATTGCAGTAGGTTCTTTAGTTGCATTATTCATGATGGCTAGAAAGAAACGTGCTACTCGAGGTACATACAGTCCAAGCGCTCAAGAATTCAGTAATCCGCGTGTAGAAATGGACAATGTGATGAAGCCACCACCGGAAGAGAGATTAAtctaa